ttctaaagacactgaagcagcaaactttgtgaaaatttatatttgtgtcattctcaacttttggccacgactgtatataatTCCTTGGCTATATAGTATTCAATAGCATCGCCTCGGCTAAGGAAAGTTATTGGGTCATGTAGTAATGGCGGAACTTAAATGGTTAATCTCCAGACAGGTCTTTCGGCCTCCATGACATGTCTTCCATTGTGTACGGGAAGTTGCTCGACATGAGACACTTCTGATCAGAGAAGAGGCATATATGATTGAAGTCTGAACTTGTTCTACTATTGAgcagcatcatcatcattacatcatctttaACCTCCCACCCCCTCAGCTCAGTCTCGGGTACTCAGTCGCCGAAGTCGTATCGCCACTCCGCATCAATTTTGTTATCAGACGCTGTCATTTTACTATTAGGTGCAACGGACTTTTCTCTTATGTGTACGTCAATTTGTGTCAAGATGAATAGCTTGAAGGCGTTTAAGGAGCCATTCGGTAAGTCTGCacttttatttaaaatgtttaaattaTATAGATATGTCGTTTATGGTCCTCTTGTATGTTATCTATAGGCTTCTTACTGGTTGTGGATGAATGTCATCCTTAACGCATGTTTGAATCTACATCTTCCGACTGGgcgaaaactgtttgaatcaacgttgtgttcacgtcatttcaacaacaaacaattcaacgtggaaaactgatttaaTTAGTATATTTGTAAAGACATACACGTAGTTTTTCACCCAACACATTACtttattaggcaagtcagttaaggacaaattcatatttacaatgaccgcctaaCGGGGAAATGTGGGTTAAAAATATACGTTGAATGACGTCTCTCCCCAGTGGGTTGTGTGCTTTTTGAACAACCTACTAATTTACAAACGGACAGTCTGACTGTAAATTTGGAATGTccttttgatttgttttttaaatgtaggcTATAAGAACTTTTTTCTGAATACATATTTCCACATCTTAGTTGTAAGAATGTATTGACATAACAGAGAACTTGCATTTTATTGGTTCCATTTCAATGTTCTCTTCACACAACTGGCATTTCCCCAAACATAAAAAAACCCTTCCTGTATCAATGACTGTAAGGGACTTGCACCTTATTCTCAGTCAGTGGTGGTTGGTgcagtttaagatgagggaggatgatacatttttttatgagcatgtccttatttctattacagcatattggctGGCTGTCGTTCATAttccattcaaatcaaatcacattttattcgtcacatacacgtatttagcagatgttattgcaggtgtagcaaaatgcttgtgttcctagccccatcagtgcagtagtatctaacaatacacacaaatctaaaagtaaaatactggagttaaaaaaatatataaatattagattgagcaatgttggaatggcattgactaaaatatagtagaatagaatacagtatatgcatatgagatgatttaaagcagtatgtaaacattatttaaacatttattaaagtgacaagtgttccattattaaagtggccagtgattccaagtccatgtgtatagggcagcagcctctaaggtgcagggttgcgtaaccgggtggtagccggctggtgatggctatttaacagtctaatggccttgagatagaagctgtttttcagtctctcggtccctgctttgatgcacctgtactgacctcgccttctggatgttagCAGGGTAAACAGGCCGTGACTCGGGTGGTTGatttccttgatgatctttttggccttaagctttccaccttctccactgcggccgTGTCGATATAGATaggggcatgctccctctgctttttcctgaaatccacaatcagctcctttgttttgttgacgttgagtgagaggttattttccttacgccactctcccagggccctcatctcctccctgttggctgtctcatcgttgttggtaatctgttgtgttgtctgcaaacttgatgattgagttggaggcgtgcatggccatgcagtcataggtgaagaaggagtacaggagggggctgaccacgcacacttgtggggcccgtgtgttgaggatcagcaaagtggaggggttgtttcctaccttcaccacctgggggcggcccgtcaggaagtccaggtgccagttgcacagggcggggttcagacccaggttCCCGAGCTATCGtcacagcattcttacataggtattcctcttgtccagatgggatagggcagtgtgcattgcgatggcgattgcatcgtctgtggatctattggggcggtaagcaaattgaaatgggtctaaggtgtcaggtaaggtagagggcgagagaagcgagagaaagagctagcctctcaaagcacttcatgatgacagaaatgagtgctaaagggcaatagtcatttagtgcagttacctttgctttcttgggtacgggaacaatggtggacatcttgaagctaatgtccggaagcaagacatgggtggttttccctttgtagtgtgTGATTGTCTATAGACCCtatcacccagctcaatgtaagattgataggtttaggcttcTACGTGACACTTTAAATTTCTCTGTAACTCACAAGGTTGCTACTACATAGCCTATGAATTAACGTTTACAACAGAGAATTTtcagtaatcaaggtgacagacagtgacacattcaatactgccttgcacactcttgcctgcatctagctgatctatggagtaatcattagtccaacagttgcaaatgtgaatttctattggacaaattcaggtatttttATCCAAGTTTCGTTCTGTTTAAGAAATATTTTTGAACAGATTCAGCGGAATGAATATGCCCCTAATAACAGTCAAACACAGTTCACTGCATTATTTAGCTAAGTGAAAGTAAGACAAAATACAACCAAATATAGCTACGTAGCTCTTTCTctcgcttctccttaattttggaagaaattaatttgttcaaaactgttcaacaattgtccttctctctctgagtcaactactcaccacatgttatgcactgcagtgctagctgtagcttatgctttcagtacttgattcattctctgatattttgattgggtggacatgtcagttcatgttgcaagatctctgataggttggaggacgtccttaggaagttgtcataattactgtgtaattctatggaagggggtgagaaccatgaacctcctaggttttgtattgaagtcagtgtacccagaggaggacgaaAGCTAGCTGCTGTTGAGGCTACTCTAGactttcattgcaaaacagtgttttaatcaattatttggtgacatgaatatatttagtatagttttatctaaaaaggctaacttttttaatgtttcactatttgaatttttatgaaattcactgaggaagaTAGTCCTCCCCTTCCTAATCTGAGTATCCTCCACTGCTCTCAGTGGATGTATAAGATGTGTGGGAGTTGGAAAATGTAAAATTCTGTCAGTGATAAAAGTGAGTAGGGTAGGCCTAGGCTATGCCAAACTGTACTAACGTGATTAAACATAACAGTTTTATGCTATCTCAAATTTGAGACTTTGGACACCCTGATGAATCAAAcctaaatggctgtttttttaaaCGTCaatgttgtaaaaaatataacCCCACATTTTATATGTTTGGTTTTCACTGTGAATCTATAATGATTTTAAATGGTTAATCAATAATGTTTGCAAATATAAATGGTTGTTTTGGTGTGTGAAAATGTGAGCTGACCCCTTGAGCTCATGCAAATGAATTACATTTACTCTGTGATCTGTTTGAACAGATATTTGTTGGGTCTTGAAGATGCCTTTTCACTTGAATGAGCAGAACAATAATACCCCACTGCTGCACAATGCTCTGGTTCTTTCATaaaaatgtctgcttttttaataCTGAAACGTTGTCCTCATCAGCATATCTTGAAGAACAAGATCTCTATTATTTCTTACTATTGCGTTGTTAATTTTAGTATAGCAGCCAAGGCCTTTACAGTAGCCGAAGCCTTTACAGCAGCCGAAGGCTTTAGGTCAGCAAAGTACGCCTCATCTCACTCAACAAATCACATAACTTATTTTTCGTGCTGAGCATGGTGGAACTTGAGTTTtccagcacagacacacacacacaaccctcaaTCATCCACCGTGCATAGACGAGGCAACGAGGCATTTGTCCATCTTTGTGTTAGAGATAGAAACTGCATGGATTGAGTTAGGTATTAGCACGTCAGCACGCCATTCATCTCAAGCCATTTGTGTGCCTTTGTCACTGCCGAGCAAATGCACCGTTACACAATCTGATTAAATGTTTAAAAACTTGACTTATCTTAGCAGCAAAGGCATGGGTGGTCAAAAAGGAGAAAATGTAGGTTCATCTCTGTGGAATCATGGCCTCGAGGGATCTAACGTTATTATGATGTGGCTTATATTTCATCTCTTGAACTTGTTCCTGAGCGAGTAGGTACATGTCTCTGCATTCCCTGTGCAGCAGAAACAATACTGAGATGAGCTGGGTTTCTGCTTATAGTTGATGAGTAGGGGATGTGGGGCTGATGTGTCTCAGCATTGCATGCACTAATAAGGAGCAAGGTAGAGTGAGTATGCATTACCAAAGGATCTGTACATAACTCTGTGCAACCGCAGGCCTAGAATGAGACTCTATTTCTATGTATGCAACAGCAATTACATGGTTATTACAGTGACACTGCATAAAACATCACTAACTCTTCTGCTGTTATTGATCTTACTGAGAGCTTGGCATATGGAGGGGTAACTGGCAGGTCCTCTCTTGTCTCACTGTCATCATAATCATGTAGGAAACAGTTGAGAAAACACTGCAATATGACAATATGCAGAAAATACTGCAAAATGTACTCTTTTCCCACgtggcacagatgtcaattcaacatctattccacgttgattcaatgtaATTTAATTCAACATTAATTGAACCAGTGTGTGCCAATTAAGTTGTTTGTAGCCTGCACAGAAATGATCACAGTTGCTGGACCGTGATCTATGACTAGAATATGTGAAAATAATTTTGTTCAATCAAAACTCGTGAGGGTGTTTTAGTAGTTATTTGACGTCTTGACAAAATGTCCCTTCTTGATGGTGATATGTTCAATCAATGACAGACTGACAGGCCCCTGGTGCGAGTGACCTTACAGCTCCATTATAATAACATTTGCTGTGGTAAAATTGGATACGGTGCATCAGTTTGTGTATATGTTTGCTCACGTCACCAATGTGTGAGAACCCTGAAAATGTTGTCTCTGGTACGAGGAAGTCCACCCACGTGTTTTCATTTGAGATCTTTGCCTGGCACAGTTTCAACTGTGTCACTAACTTAATGTAGCTATAGGAAATGGTCTTTAGTTCACTTGAATGTGTTTACAAACCCAATGTTCCCATCTAAGCCGAAGTGAGTGTCAGCTTCATGGAATGTAACCTAAGAAAGGCCAGAAAAGTCAGAGCAGATCTTTATTTGGAGCCCTCAGGTCTCATACAATAGCCTTACAATGATGCAGACTGATGGAAGCCTGAATGACCTTGTAGAGGTACAGGTAAGTGCCAAAATAATGTAAAGATGAGCAACTGAGGAATACAAAGTaaattgaaagcaggtgcttccacacatgtgttgttcctgagttaattaagcaattaacattcaATCATGCTTAGGGTTATGTATAAAAATACTGAGTAGGCCATTATTTTGGATACCATGactatgcccccatccacagggcacaagTGGTCACTGGATGGTTTAATGAGCATGAAAACAACGTAaaccatggccgtctcagtcaccagttcttaacccaattgaacactgatgggagattctggagcggcgcctgatacagcgttttccaccaccatcaacaaaacaccaaataatggaatttcttgtggaagaatggtgttgcatccctccaatagagttccagacacttgtagaatctatgccaaggtgcattgaagctgttctggctcgtggtggcccaacaccctattaagacactttatgttggtgtttcctatATTTTGTCAGTTAGACTTAGCTGTATGTTTTAAAGCCAAAATTGAGGGCTTTGTACATCTGCAACTCATCCATGTGTGTCCATGTCCACTATGTCAGGACCCAGGACAATCAATCATTTCAGATTTAATGTATCCTCTTCATTCTGATATTTGCTTAGTTGAAAAACTGCATTCCATCATTTCCATCAGCCATCATTATATATAACATCTGCAATATGTTCCTTTCCATTGTTCTCTTCATGTAATATCCCTGTTTTGTCTTGACAGATAGAATCATCTCTGAACCAGTGGAGGACACAGATACTAGTAGCTTCATGGCAGAAATGGTATGGCCGTCTATCATCAGAAACAAACTAGTGTTAAGAAATGTACAGTCTGAATTTAATTGAATGTTTTCTAATTTCAAAAGAATAGAACAAAATGAGTGCTAACTCTTCAGTCTGAGTAGACTGAGAAAGGCCATGTTTTCAGAAAATAGCCATGTAAAGTAATTTAACCATAGTTGAGAACATTATGCTGGGATTTCTTACGCCCAGGGACTAATATAGAAGCAAGTTGCAACAAGCCACTTTTTGCTATCCAACACAGTATAATTTTTCTCCACAGTTTGTGTTTGAATtgctatctctctgtcttcaaaTATTTCTATCACTATAAAGATCAGAATCCATCAGTGTCATTTTGTAGCAAAGCTGAAcatttgtgtttgtgtctctTAGTCCTTGAAGTCCAACTATCCAGTCCAAGTCACAGAACCTCAAGGTAGGTGCTCTAAACTCAATACATCTGTTCACACAACTGATGTGCCTTTCTAGGGCCTCTGATGAGAAAGTACAATATTCATCTATACCTTCGATCTGTCCTTTCCAGATACAGTGACACTGCAGCTGAGGTCCATGCCACCTGGCTACCTTACACCTCTCTCAGACAGAATAAGACAGGTGGGTGATGGGCTCACTTACACTGAGATAGTGTAGTTTCTTTGTGTTAGTTTCATATTAATGTGAAAATGTGGTGATGAGCCTTGACAGGATGCTCCTGTAAACTGTAGATTACTAAAGATAACTCCAACCGCTAAGCCAGCATCTGAAATGTCATGACCTGGTCTGTAATGTTTGAGCCTTTGTAACTGGAACTAGTGGTTGGTGTCAAAACCACAAGACCGTTTTAATGAGTGAGAATGATCGCTTGTTTCCGTATAGGAAAAGGTTTGTGAGTTGGTTTAAAAAGGTTGTGTTATTTTAATACTATCAATTAGAATACTGTAAGGCAGGtattccaaataaaaatgtgattcacatgttttatatttatttatttatttatttatttatttatttatttattcacattttcaaaccgTCCATgtatattttccaacagggctatacatttgggtgaggtttttttctcgcctgagcagcctcgtttcactgccaaacatttaattaaaccatctagtgttcaacgaaataacaacacaatgtcaaatacaggtagcctagtcaaataattaacatccaatcacattaaccgttactctctcgcgggaattacactaatggtccgtatgtagccaaacgtagctgctgctcatgttggtatctgtactgatggtgcaaaagccatgacagggagacatagtggagtggtaacgcacgtgcaagcagttgctcccgacgtcACATGGGTACACCGCAGCATCcactcttgctgccaagggaatgcctgacagcttgaaagacgttttggacactacagtgaaaatggttaactttgttaaagcaaggcccctgaactcttgtgtattttctgcactatgcaatgatatgggcagcgaccatgtaacgctttaacaacatacagaagtgcgcaggttatcaaggggcaaagtattgacacttttttttttttttaattgagagacaagcttaaagttttctttactgaccattttctcacacgactggcctatctgggtgatgttttttctcgcctgtgATCTGAATCTAAGATTatagggactctccgcaactattcaatgtgcgggacaaaattgtggctatgattaagaagttggaactcttctctgtctgcattatcaaggacaacacaggtctttccatcattgtatgattttttgtgtgcaaatgaactcaagcttacggacaatgtcaaatgtgacatagcgaagcacctgagtgagctatgtgagagtggattctcggccctcactagcatgtgtgtgtggaaaatgatttaagactgagactctctccaatacaacccaacattgcagagttatgtgtatcctttcaagcacacccttctcattaacctgtggtgagttattcacaattgttgatgaacaaataaggtttcaTATGTAAGATCGTTAAATAAAGAgctaaattattgattattagttgtatgatggcaaaaaaacaacatttgagagtgcgcagaccctggtgctagagggggtatgcagctggaggttgcatgtttgaaggggtacaggactataaaatgtttgggaaccactgctgtaagATATTCTGAATCATATTGTAGTTAATTCCTCTCTATAATTAGAACTGAATGTAATGTTTTGTTTTATCCAACCTCATACAGCCAGTGGAAGATGGTGTAGAGTGCATCTGCACAGGCTCCATCTCACCAGGTAATTTTCATTTTATCATGATATATACTATACCCCTGAACAACATTTCCAAACACATGTTGTAGATAGATTATAGCAACACATCTTTCAAGACAGATGCATTACATTTGCATACAGTACATGTACCAAAATAGTAGACTAATCATTTTCATGTGCACTGTATATTTCCAAGGCTGTTGGTAATTCCATTCTCCCTTGCCCCAATCCCTACCCCTTAGACTTCCCCAAGGAGCTGCAGTTCTTGAACAACCAATGTGAGAAGTGCTGCTGCTCAGCTCCACCTCCAAAGATCAGTGACCTAATGGATGACAACGACTTGCTTGACTTACTGCGTCTTAAACTGGATCCAAATCATTGCACTGTCAAGAACTGGAAGAACTTTGCGAGCCGTTGGGGTATGAGCTATGATGAGCTGACTCTGCTGGAGCACCGGACCCAGGGCTCAATGTGCCACAGCCCCACACAAGAGTTCCTGCTGCGCAACAACCACAAGACCGTCACTGAGCTCACCGAACTTTGCCGGGTCTACCAGCGCATTGATGTGCTGCGGCTTCTGCAACGCTGGATGGAGAACGACTGGCCCTCACGCTGGCAAAATGCTCATTAATCACATAAGCCCTCATTAATCGCTATCCACTTTATTGAATTAGCAATGACAACAGGGACTTGGACCATTTGTTATCAGAAGCCTATTTATTTAACAACCAGTGGTTCCCGGATTTTAGATGATTTGGTGTGCAAAAGACAACTGGATCACATGTTATGACTCCTGTGGAGTTGAGGACTTGATGGGACTGATTGTCGTTTTGTACTTGTTACCAATACTGTAGTTCAGATTATCTCAACCGGCACATTCTTTTCTTTTTCAAAAGGTTCCTCATTCTCTGAATTGTTGTGTGTTCAAGTGTTGGTGTACCCACAAAAATAATGAGGCGGCTAGAGCATAAAAAGTAGAGCTGTGTTAACCAACAGCACGTAAAGAAGGTGAGGTGGGAAAAGGAGAACGAGATTAAAAAGGTGAATTGTTCATCAATTGTAATTTTTTTAGAACAGTGACCATGATAAGAATTAATGTAGTATATATCATATGGCAAAGATGACAGTGTTGCGTTTTGGTCTTTATAGTCTCATAAAAATAGGAATAATCTCCAAATAATGTATTGTTCGTATTCATAGTTAATGAGTTAATTATCTTGGGATAGTTTGATGAAGCTGAGATTGTGTTTTTCAATTTCACTACAGTTTGAATTCTAATTAGGAATTTGCCCTTACGCTTTATATTGAATGTGGTTCCAATTCCTCTCCCCAACCCCACTTGAAGCAAATAAAAGCTAGATGTTTTGCATATTCTTGCTAATCTTATTAACTTTCCCTCAAtaacacttaaaaaaaatatataatatcctcATATCATCATTTACTTTAATCATGTCAATTAAAATACTATTTAAGGGATACTGTGAGAATCTTGCATCAGTTGAACTcttggataccatttgtatgtctctgcgtgcagtatgAAGGACATTCGCGGTAGTTTTGTGaaccaatgctaactagtgttagcgcaatgactggaaatcTACAGGTACGGAAACATTGAAAATACAAGTGACGAAAAAAAGGTTTACTATAGGAAGTCTTCCATGAAAGTTTGagctttctgtgtgtgtgatgattaTATCAACTTGGTTCATGTTTATT
This window of the Oncorhynchus clarkii lewisi isolate Uvic-CL-2024 chromosome 1, UVic_Ocla_1.0, whole genome shotgun sequence genome carries:
- the LOC139411158 gene encoding ectodysplasin-A receptor-associated adapter protein, which gives rise to MCTSICVKMNSLKAFKEPFDRIISEPVEDTDTSSFMAEMSLKSNYPVQVTEPQDTVTLQLRSMPPGYLTPLSDRIRQPVEDGVECICTGSISPDFPKELQFLNNQCEKCCCSAPPPKISDLMDDNDLLDLLRLKLDPNHCTVKNWKNFASRWGMSYDELTLLEHRTQGSMCHSPTQEFLLRNNHKTVTELTELCRVYQRIDVLRLLQRWMENDWPSRWQNAH